GTAGATTATGAGTGTAGATTATCACAGTGGCATTCTTCTCACCCTGGTGCTGCAAGAGCTTCTGCACAACATTCATTGAATCTCATGTGGAACTACCCAGAATTCAACGGAGCAAATGAGCTGTGGTCTTGGTGTGCTAAAGCTCTGATCCCAGACTACTCAAAACTATGCATTTATTTCAATACAAAATTTGACCCAGCAGCCATTCCAGGATTAGGTCAATACAACCCAAAATCTATCCAAGTTAATGCTTCCTCAGCCGATAACCTTTTTCACATCCCCGATCGCTCTGTAGATACAATAGTAACTGACCCTCCTTACTATTCAACCATTCAATACGCCGAACTTTCAGACTTTTTCTATGTCTGGATGAAACGCACAGTCGGCGATATCTTCCCCGATTTATTCTACTCAGAACTTACCGATAAAGACAGAGAAGCCGTTGCTAATCCTTCTCGCTTCCGTAACATGGGTGCATCTCCAGAAGAACTAGCCAAACAAGACTACGAAGCCAAGATGCAACTGGTATTTAGCGAATATTATCGCGTCTTACGAGATGATGGCGTAATGACAGTTCAATTTAACCATAAAGAATCTGGTGCGTGGGATGTGCTAACTAAATCCTTGATCGATGCTGGCTTTGAAATTACTGCATCTTGGTCGGTTAGTACCGAAAACCCTCAAAATCTCCACCAAGCTAAGAAAAACTCCGTTTCTAGTACCGTCCTTTTAGTCTGTCGCAAACGAGATCCTCATGCCGAACAAGCTTGGTGGGATGATTTGCGTCCTGAAGTTGCCAACCTCGTCGAACAACGCGCCCCCGAATTTGAAGAGAATGAGATTTCGGGTATTGATTTGTATCTTAGTGCTTTTGGCCCCGCTCTCAATGTCTTTTCTCGTGCCTATCCTATCCTAGATAGTAGCGGTGAAGAAGTGCGCCCCGAAGTCGCTTTTGCTGAAGCTAGAAAAGCCATAGCTAACTATCGTTTCCGCAAACTGGTACAAACCGACACCGCAGGTTTCGATCCCCTCACTCAATGGTATCTCCTCGCCTGGGATGCTTTCAAAGCCCGCGAATTCCCTTTCGATGAAGCCAGACAACTAGCTTTAGCTATTGGTGGTTTTGACGTAAACGATTTAGCCAAAACTTACAAACTGCTTGCTTCCAAAAGCGGTAGCTGTACTATTCTCACCCCAAAACAAAGACACAAAAAACGGGCATTTACCGCCGATGCCGATAACTTTTCCAATCTTTATTTGGTCGATGCTTTTCATGCGATTATTGCCATTTACGAAGAAGAACAAAACCCCCAATTAGTGAGGAACTTCATGCAAAAAACGGGGTTAAATAATAATGATATGCTGATGAAAACCCTGGAAATTGCTTTTAAAGTAATTCCCAAAAGTACCGATGAACATAAAACTTTAATTTCTTTGTGGTTGTCAATGGATGAGATTAAAGCCAAGGTAGTTTATGAACAGACCAAGCTATCTCTATAGCTAATTTTGAACTTTGAATTTTGAGCTTTGAATTGAAGTACAGCGACTATTGCATAATAGAAATATAAGTTAGAAAAGCGATCGCCATGAAAGTCAAAGGAATTATTCAAGGTAAGACAATTCAGCTATCAGAAGAAGTTAGTGTTCCTGACGGTACAGAAGTTATGGTAGAAATTCCCGATCATCCAAAAATGAGTGAAGAACAGAGAAGAGAAAAACTAAAGCAATTTTCAGCAATTCCACATCAAGACACAGAAGAATTAGTTGCTGTTTTGACAGAGTTAGAAAAGGAACGAAATGAAAAAATAAGAGGCGAATTGAATACTTTATAGGAAGACAGAGTGTATTTACTAGATACGAATATTTGTATTGCTATTATCGATCGCCATCCTCAAGCTCTAAACAAGTTTACTCGACAATCTTATCTATGCTACATCCCAACTATCGTACATGCTGAACTCTACAAGGGCGCATATTGTTCGCAACAAGTAGAGCAAAACCTAGGGATTTTAGATTCGTTTACCGATTTATTAGAAATCATTGACTTTGACCAAAATGCAGCTTTAGAATTTGGCAAAATTCAAGCAGGATTGAGACGGCAAGGTAGACCAACGGGAGAATTAGATGCTTTGATTGCAGCAGTTGCCCGTTCTCGACAAGATATTTTAGTTACTAATAATACTCGTCATTTTATTAACATCGAAGGCTTGCAACTAGAAGATTGGTTAAATTCTTGATACTTATCATGACAAATTTCGTTGCGTTTATTTCACATAGACTATAAACTGAGAGAATAAAACTCGATTGATTTAATAGTCAGTCTTAGACCCATCTAATTATCATGGCAGTACTAGATAGACAAAGAAAAACACCTATACCAACGGAGGCAGATATAGAGCTATCTACACAGAGTAGTCGCGTCTTAGCCTCACTGATTAATTCTCACAGTCACACTCAAAAAATCACGGTTGAGTCAGAAAGTGGAAAACAAGAATCGCTCTTAATTCCCGCTGTCGCCTATGAGCTTTTAATTGATATCCTGTCTCAAATATCTCAAGGTAATGCAGTTACTTTAGTTCCAGTCCAAGCTGAGTTAAGCACCCAACAGGCAGCAAACCTGCTCAATGTTTCCAGACCATACTTAATCAAGTTATTGAAATCTGAAGAAATACCCCATCGCAAAGTAGGAAAGCATAGACGGATTCTGGCTCAAGATTTGTACCAATACAAAGCAGATATTGACGCGAAGAGAAGTCAGTCATTGGATAAACTTACAGCTTTGAGCGAGGAATTAGATTTATACGAAGATGATTAAATATTGACGCTCCCCGACCTAAAGGTACGGGGATTCCTAAGAGATAGTTATCCTTAGAGGGTTAGCCAAAAACCCGCTAGACACTCGCTGAAAATCCAGTCTGTGCTTACTTTTAACCAAAATATTAGCACTACCATTAATATCGCTTGACACCAAATACCTATCCTTAGTCTTATACAATCCACGTTTTATCCTTTTGCCAGAGAATTTATTCTTTGTGGGGTTGTTTGAAGAATATTTAATGCGACTTCAAAAACAAGAGCTTCCCAACACTGTTTCTATGATTAAAAATTTAATTTAAAAACTATTCCAGATTCTTTACTTCTGAATTTTTTGTAACTGAAGGCGATCAATATCTTTTCCGGCAACAATGCTAACTTTACCATTTTTATCTGCGATCGCAATTGATTCGCCACAGTCTTTGTGTTTGGCGATCGCTTTATCTACCGCCTCTTGAAATATTGCGTCTATTTGTTGAGAATCAGTAAAATCTATTTGACTCATAATCAGTTCATTTAATAATTAATAATTAATAATTCTATTCCAAACATCGGGCTGAAGAAACGAACTCGATCTATGTGTTTAGAACAAACACACCAAACCAGAGATCGAACTCACAGGCTAAATAGTAAATAAAGCCTTGAATTGAGAGATAGCCCTTAATCCTTCTCAATTCATGTACTTACAAGATCACTCTTGGCGCATTAGCTATTCCAGCAACGAAAATAACCCGATCGCAGATTTTTACATTCCTGCCTTAGAATGTGCCGTGCAGTATGATCGCAAGTCAGGTTTTTTTGGTAGTGCCATCCTCAGTAAAGTAGCCAGGGGATTGGGGGCGATGCTGCACAATCAGGGCAAGATGCGCTTGATTATGGGCTGTCAGTTTAGTCCGCAAGATATAGCAGCAATTGAAAGAGGCTATGAACTGAGAGAGGCTTTGGCGTTCCGTTTAGAGGCTGACTTGCAAGCACCAGAAAACTTTGTCCAGCTAAAACATTTCGAGATACTTAGCTGGCTAATTGCTAATGAATATTTAGATATTAAAATTGCCGTTCCGACCAAGGAAAAAGGAATTCCCATCGAAAGCGATCGCTTGCTCGATCCGCAGCATATTTTTCACGAAAAAGTAGGAATTTTTACCGATAGTAAAGGCGATCGCCTTGCTTTTAGTGGCTCAAATAATGAGTCTTTAAGCGGTTGGTCGGATAACGTCGAGTCATTCCATGTATATTGCGATTGGGAAGGCGATCGCGATTTGGAAAGAGTCAACGAAGAAACCTATCGTTTTGAACAACTCTGGAACGACCTTTCTCTCAATGTCAAAATCTTTGAGATACCAGAAGCAGTAAAGCAAAAGCTACTAAGTTATACGCCTAATAGTAAGCCCAGTTGGAAGCAAGAAGAAGAAATTGAGAATGTAGAGAATTCAAAATTTAAAATTCAAAGTTCAAAATTAGATAATATTCAACCGTCAATTACTGTAGAAACAGAACATACAAAAGCGAGTCAAAAAAACCTAGAAGA
The genomic region above belongs to Pleurocapsa minor HA4230-MV1 and contains:
- a CDS encoding DUF1156 domain-containing protein is translated as MPVKLLNEQVYYEHGGNPFKGLHRWYSRKPLSFSRASVLASLLPADISMEEFEYLLGLHPEKEGINVKRKEAIKLYKTPPSSLVIEKLEEYCDRIWGKRKPVVLDAFAGGGSIPFEAARYGLNVLASDLNPVAVVTMKAAMEFPLKFGADLQQDIDKWVKFVGDEAEKRLAEFFPSSNSPLSKGGKGGSEQVQNYLWAHTVVCPHCESVVPLSPNWWLSKASNYAGKGQERKVTSDWYAVKPIPNLENNRVDFELIRGSKGKGTTIETDEGEYDPDTTTTISRGVGKCPNCTSVIEDDVIKFQAKLSGLGHQLYAVAYKEGKGGLQFRIPTDFDLDGVAKAEAYIKEKLAFFENNNILPEEERFDGYADRCIAYGLNKSLDYFNPRQLLTLVTYVEIINEAKSKLHIEYEPEKVEAIATYLALVCDRCVDYECRLSQWHSSHPGAARASAQHSLNLMWNYPEFNGANELWSWCAKALIPDYSKLCIYFNTKFDPAAIPGLGQYNPKSIQVNASSADNLFHIPDRSVDTIVTDPPYYSTIQYAELSDFFYVWMKRTVGDIFPDLFYSELTDKDREAVANPSRFRNMGASPEELAKQDYEAKMQLVFSEYYRVLRDDGVMTVQFNHKESGAWDVLTKSLIDAGFEITASWSVSTENPQNLHQAKKNSVSSTVLLVCRKRDPHAEQAWWDDLRPEVANLVEQRAPEFEENEISGIDLYLSAFGPALNVFSRAYPILDSSGEEVRPEVAFAEARKAIANYRFRKLVQTDTAGFDPLTQWYLLAWDAFKAREFPFDEARQLALAIGGFDVNDLAKTYKLLASKSGSCTILTPKQRHKKRAFTADADNFSNLYLVDAFHAIIAIYEEEQNPQLVRNFMQKTGLNNNDMLMKTLEIAFKVIPKSTDEHKTLISLWLSMDEIKAKVVYEQTKLSL
- a CDS encoding type II toxin-antitoxin system VapC family toxin, giving the protein MYLLDTNICIAIIDRHPQALNKFTRQSYLCYIPTIVHAELYKGAYCSQQVEQNLGILDSFTDLLEIIDFDQNAALEFGKIQAGLRRQGRPTGELDALIAAVARSRQDILVTNNTRHFINIEGLQLEDWLNS
- a CDS encoding helix-turn-helix domain-containing protein; amino-acid sequence: MAVLDRQRKTPIPTEADIELSTQSSRVLASLINSHSHTQKITVESESGKQESLLIPAVAYELLIDILSQISQGNAVTLVPVQAELSTQQAANLLNVSRPYLIKLLKSEEIPHRKVGKHRRILAQDLYQYKADIDAKRSQSLDKLTALSEELDLYEDD